Proteins from a genomic interval of Shewanella seohaensis:
- the fdx gene encoding ISC system 2Fe-2S type ferredoxin — protein MPQLVFLPHAELCPDGAVLEAKVGETILDVALRNGINIEHACEKSCACTTCHCIVREGFDELDPSDELEDDMLDKAWGLEPESRLSCQAKVVDSDLVIEIPKYTVNMVSEG, from the coding sequence ATGCCCCAGTTAGTCTTTCTTCCCCATGCTGAGTTATGTCCCGATGGCGCAGTGTTGGAAGCCAAAGTAGGTGAAACGATTCTCGATGTGGCGCTGCGTAATGGCATCAATATCGAGCATGCCTGTGAAAAATCCTGTGCCTGCACCACATGCCATTGCATCGTGCGTGAAGGCTTTGATGAGTTAGATCCAAGCGATGAGCTTGAAGATGATATGCTCGATAAGGCATGGGGACTTGAGCCTGAGAGCCGCTTGTCTTGCCAAGCCAAAGTTGTCGATAGCGATCTGGTGATTGAAATTCCGAAGTACACTGTGAATATGGTGAGCGAAGGTTAA
- the rimK gene encoding 30S ribosomal protein S6--L-glutamate ligase, whose protein sequence is MRIAILSQGPELYSTKRLVEAATLRGHEVQVINPLECYMNINMRQSSIHIGGEELPPFDAVIPRIGASITFYGSAVLRQFEMMGVYALNDSVGISRSRDKLRSMQLMSRRGIGLPITGFANKPSDIPDLIDMVGGAPLVIKLLEGTQGIGVVLAETRKAAESVIEAFMGLKANIMVQEYIKEANGADIRCFVLGDKVIAAMKRQAMPGEFRSNLHRGGTASLVKLTPEERSVAIRAAKTMGLNVAGVDLLRSNHGPVVMEVNSSPGLEGIEGATAKDVAGAIIEFVEKNALKAKKPTQA, encoded by the coding sequence ATGAGAATCGCGATCCTATCGCAAGGGCCTGAGCTATATTCCACAAAGCGACTCGTTGAGGCTGCGACATTACGTGGTCACGAAGTCCAAGTGATCAACCCGCTCGAATGTTACATGAACATCAATATGCGTCAGTCGAGCATCCATATTGGTGGGGAAGAATTGCCGCCTTTTGATGCGGTGATCCCGCGTATTGGTGCATCTATTACTTTTTATGGCTCAGCTGTGCTGCGTCAGTTTGAGATGATGGGCGTGTATGCGCTCAATGATTCCGTCGGCATTTCTCGCTCCCGCGATAAGTTACGTTCGATGCAGTTGATGTCACGCCGTGGTATCGGCTTGCCGATCACCGGCTTTGCCAATAAGCCAAGCGATATTCCTGATCTTATCGACATGGTGGGCGGCGCGCCGTTAGTGATCAAGTTGCTTGAGGGCACGCAGGGCATTGGGGTGGTGTTAGCCGAAACTCGCAAAGCGGCTGAGAGTGTGATTGAAGCTTTTATGGGATTAAAAGCCAACATCATGGTGCAGGAATACATTAAAGAAGCCAATGGCGCCGACATTCGCTGCTTTGTGCTAGGCGATAAAGTGATTGCAGCGATGAAACGCCAAGCCATGCCTGGGGAGTTTCGCTCAAACTTACACCGTGGCGGCACCGCAAGTTTAGTTAAACTGACCCCTGAAGAGCGTTCAGTCGCAATCCGTGCGGCCAAGACCATGGGCCTCAATGTGGCGGGTGTCGATTTACTGCGTTCAAATCATGGCCCTGTGGTAATGGAAGTAAACTCCTCGCCAGGTCTTGAAGGGATTGAAGGCGCCACCGCAAAAGATGTTGCTGGTGCCATTATTGAGTTTGTTGAAAAGAACGCCCTCAAGGCAAAAAAGCCCACTCAAGCGTAG
- the iscX gene encoding Fe-S cluster assembly protein IscX encodes MSLKWIDSLDIALELLEKHSEVDPHKLHFTQLYEWVLALDDFDDDPKHCNERILEAIQQCWIEEK; translated from the coding sequence ATGTCGTTAAAGTGGATTGACTCATTAGATATCGCCTTAGAATTGCTGGAGAAGCATTCTGAGGTTGACCCCCACAAGCTGCATTTTACTCAGTTATATGAGTGGGTATTAGCCCTCGATGATTTTGATGACGATCCTAAGCATTGTAATGAGCGGATATTAGAAGCCATTCAGCAATGCTGGATTGAAGAGAAATAA
- the ndk gene encoding nucleoside-diphosphate kinase, producing MAIERTFSIIKPDAVAKNHIGAIYNRFETAGLKIVAAKMLHLTKEQAEGFYAEHSERGFFGALVAFMTSGPIMVQVLEGENAVLAHREILGATNPAQAAPGTIRADFAQSIDENAAHGSDSLESAAREIAYFFSAEELCPRTR from the coding sequence ATGGCGATCGAACGCACATTTTCTATCATTAAGCCTGATGCAGTTGCTAAAAACCACATCGGTGCAATCTACAACCGTTTTGAAACTGCTGGTCTGAAGATCGTTGCAGCTAAAATGTTACACCTGACTAAAGAACAAGCTGAAGGTTTCTATGCTGAGCATAGCGAGCGTGGCTTCTTCGGTGCTCTGGTTGCTTTCATGACTTCTGGCCCAATCATGGTTCAAGTATTAGAAGGCGAAAACGCTGTTTTAGCTCACCGCGAAATTTTAGGTGCAACTAACCCAGCTCAAGCGGCTCCAGGTACTATCCGTGCTGACTTCGCTCAAAGCATCGACGAAAACGCAGCTCACGGTTCTGATTCTTTAGAATCAGCAGCACGTGAAATTGCTTACTTCTTCAGTGCTGAAGAACTGTGTCCACGTACTCGTTAA
- a CDS encoding Hsp20 family protein — translation MRTYDLTPLYRSAIGFDRLAQMAEHAAANNGNSGYPPYNIELLGENRYRITMAVAGFSMEELEISSEGEKLLVRGNKAESQTERKYLYQGIAERGFERTFQLADYVTVLGASLENGLLNIDLVREIPEALKPRKIEITTSRLLDGQS, via the coding sequence ATGCGTACTTATGATTTAACTCCTCTTTACCGTAGTGCTATTGGTTTTGATCGTTTAGCCCAGATGGCAGAACATGCTGCCGCGAATAATGGCAACTCAGGTTATCCTCCCTATAACATTGAACTCCTTGGTGAAAATCGTTATCGCATTACTATGGCCGTGGCCGGGTTCTCGATGGAAGAGCTTGAGATCAGTAGCGAAGGTGAGAAGTTACTGGTTAGAGGCAATAAAGCCGAGAGCCAAACCGAGCGTAAATACCTATACCAAGGTATTGCCGAGCGCGGGTTTGAACGTACCTTCCAACTGGCGGATTATGTGACCGTATTGGGTGCCAGTTTAGAGAATGGTTTATTGAACATTGATTTAGTGCGTGAAATCCCAGAAGCGTTAAAACCACGCAAGATTGAAATCACCACTTCGCGTCTATTAGATGGTCAATCCTAA
- the ilvN gene encoding acetolactate synthase small subunit has translation MRRIISVLLENQSGALSRVVGLFSQRGYNIESLTVAPTDDNTLSRLNITVVADEKVLEQIEKQLHKLVDVLKVSNVTESAYIERELALVKVRAQGELREEIKRTADIFRGQIVDVTANLYTIQLVGTTEKLDAFIHSMGEVTKVVEVSRSGVVGLARGEKAMRA, from the coding sequence ATGCGTCGAATTATATCTGTATTACTCGAAAACCAATCCGGCGCCCTATCCCGTGTTGTCGGCCTGTTTTCCCAGCGCGGTTACAACATCGAAAGTTTAACTGTGGCACCAACCGATGATAACACCTTATCGCGCCTCAATATTACCGTGGTGGCCGACGAGAAAGTGCTAGAGCAAATCGAGAAACAGCTACACAAGTTAGTCGATGTGCTTAAGGTGTCGAATGTCACCGAATCGGCTTATATCGAGCGGGAGTTGGCACTGGTTAAAGTCCGCGCCCAAGGGGAATTACGGGAAGAAATTAAGCGCACCGCCGATATCTTCCGTGGGCAAATTGTCGATGTCACCGCCAATCTCTACACCATTCAATTGGTGGGCACGACCGAAAAACTCGATGCCTTTATTCACTCCATGGGTGAAGTGACTAAAGTGGTTGAAGTATCGCGCTCGGGCGTAGTGGGCCTGGCCCGCGGCGAGAAAGCGATGAGAGCATAA
- a CDS encoding acetolactate synthase 3 large subunit, producing the protein MEKLSGASMIVRSLIDEGVKHIFGYPGGSVLDIYDALHLIPGIEHILVRHEQAAVHMADGYARATGKVGVVLVTSGPGATNAITGIATAYMDSIPLVVLSGQVPSNLIGNDAFQECDMIGISRPVVKHSFLVQDPTQIPEIIKKAFYIASTGRPGPVVVDLPKDCLNPALLHDYIYPESIKMRSYNPTTSGHKGQIRRGLQALLAAKKPVLYVGGGAIISSSEKQILALAEKLNIPVVSTLMGLGAFPGTHKNSLGMLGMHGHYEANMTMHNCDLIFGIGVRFDDRTTNNIEKYCPNATILHIDIDPSSISKTVRVDIPIVGSADIVLDSMLALLDESKEGNDSEAINQWWQEITVWRNRNCLAYDKESNRIKPQQVIETLYKLTNGEAYVASDVGQHQMFAALYYPFDKPRHWINSGGLGTMGFGLPAAMGVKMAMPDETVVCVTGDGSIQMNIQELSTALQYDTPVKIINLNNRFLGMVKQWQDMIYSGRHSHSYMDSVPNFAKIAEAYGHVGMTISDPAELESKMAEALAMKDRLVFIDIMVDETEHVYPMLIRGGAMNEMWLSKTEKC; encoded by the coding sequence ATGGAGAAGTTATCCGGCGCCAGCATGATTGTGCGATCCCTGATCGATGAAGGTGTAAAGCACATATTTGGTTATCCTGGCGGCTCAGTGTTAGATATCTACGACGCCCTGCACCTTATCCCCGGTATTGAACATATTCTGGTTCGTCACGAACAAGCCGCCGTGCATATGGCCGATGGTTATGCCCGCGCCACGGGTAAAGTGGGCGTGGTACTCGTGACCTCAGGCCCAGGTGCCACCAATGCCATTACCGGCATCGCCACCGCCTATATGGATTCAATTCCATTAGTGGTGTTATCTGGCCAAGTGCCGAGCAATTTAATCGGTAACGATGCGTTCCAAGAATGCGACATGATTGGGATTTCACGCCCAGTCGTCAAACACAGCTTTTTAGTACAAGATCCCACTCAAATTCCTGAGATCATTAAAAAAGCATTTTATATTGCTTCCACAGGTCGCCCCGGCCCCGTGGTTGTCGACTTGCCAAAGGATTGCCTCAATCCAGCATTACTGCACGACTATATTTACCCCGAGAGCATTAAAATGCGCTCCTATAATCCAACGACATCGGGCCATAAGGGTCAAATTCGCCGTGGATTACAGGCATTACTCGCCGCGAAAAAACCTGTGCTTTATGTGGGTGGAGGCGCCATTATCTCAAGCAGTGAAAAGCAGATCTTAGCCTTAGCGGAAAAATTAAATATCCCCGTTGTCAGCACCTTAATGGGCCTTGGCGCCTTCCCTGGCACCCATAAAAACAGCTTAGGAATGCTGGGGATGCACGGGCACTATGAAGCCAACATGACCATGCATAACTGCGATCTTATCTTCGGGATTGGTGTACGTTTCGATGACAGAACCACTAACAACATCGAAAAATACTGCCCTAATGCCACCATTTTACATATTGATATCGACCCTTCATCGATTTCAAAAACCGTACGAGTGGATATCCCCATCGTAGGCTCGGCCGATATCGTACTGGACAGCATGCTAGCCCTGCTGGATGAGTCGAAGGAGGGCAACGATAGCGAGGCAATTAATCAATGGTGGCAAGAAATCACTGTGTGGCGTAACCGCAACTGCTTGGCATACGATAAGGAAAGCAACCGGATCAAACCACAGCAAGTAATTGAAACTCTTTACAAACTCACTAATGGTGAGGCCTATGTCGCCTCGGATGTGGGCCAGCATCAAATGTTTGCCGCGCTCTATTATCCCTTTGATAAACCTCGTCATTGGATTAACTCCGGTGGCCTTGGCACCATGGGCTTTGGTCTACCCGCTGCCATGGGAGTCAAAATGGCAATGCCGGACGAAACCGTTGTGTGCGTCACGGGCGATGGTTCGATTCAGATGAATATTCAAGAGCTTTCAACCGCTCTGCAATACGATACGCCGGTTAAAATTATCAACTTAAACAACCGTTTCCTTGGCATGGTGAAACAATGGCAGGATATGATCTACTCGGGTCGCCATTCCCATTCCTATATGGATTCGGTCCCCAACTTTGCCAAAATTGCCGAAGCCTATGGCCATGTTGGTATGACGATTAGCGATCCTGCTGAGCTTGAGTCTAAGATGGCCGAAGCCCTTGCCATGAAAGACAGACTGGTATTTATCGACATTATGGTGGATGAGACTGAGCACGTGTATCCCATGCTTATCCGCGGCGGCGCGATGAATGAAATGTGGTTAAGCAAAACGGAGAAATGCTAA
- a CDS encoding multidrug effflux MFS transporter, which produces MDPQPSSYPTKPSSIPHLALLIPMLAAIVAITPLAIDMYLPAMATLAQSFHTDITLVQQSLSVYLGGYALGMLCFGPLADRIGRRPLVIMGLSGFMLVSLLLGLAEQIEVFLGLRFLQAFIGAAATVVVPGYIKEVYGENTAKGMSYVSLIMMLAPLLAPSIGSLILEIGEWHLIFFIQSAYAMLLLLLVITLLRMPSDKDQSSRSQKSFLGAYATVFSRPGVKLNIASGVLTSFAFFCYLTASPFVYMEVFSLDKSLFALLFSTNVGALMLANIINTRIVGRYGSLRMLHVSTFFGALAAVGLLGVNLLGLSYHFTVLMLIPLMGSLGIMSVNADAIVLMKFKQETGTATAVIGTLRFGCGALAGPLLALFYNGTAVPFSALMLTAVLLVGFCQFNRSTHQAKPKE; this is translated from the coding sequence GTGGACCCACAACCGTCAAGCTATCCGACTAAACCGAGCAGCATTCCCCACTTGGCACTGCTGATCCCTATGCTCGCCGCCATTGTCGCGATCACGCCGCTCGCGATCGACATGTATTTGCCCGCTATGGCAACACTTGCCCAGAGTTTTCATACCGATATCACTCTAGTCCAACAATCCTTGAGTGTTTACTTAGGAGGCTATGCCCTCGGCATGCTGTGTTTTGGCCCCCTTGCCGACCGTATTGGCCGTCGCCCTTTGGTAATAATGGGCCTCTCAGGCTTTATGTTAGTCAGCCTATTGCTCGGCTTAGCCGAACAGATTGAAGTGTTTTTAGGCCTGCGCTTTTTACAAGCCTTTATCGGCGCCGCGGCCACTGTGGTTGTCCCTGGGTATATCAAAGAAGTCTATGGTGAAAACACGGCTAAAGGCATGTCTTATGTCAGTTTAATCATGATGTTAGCGCCATTATTAGCCCCAAGCATCGGTAGCCTTATCCTCGAGATTGGTGAATGGCATTTGATCTTCTTTATCCAATCGGCCTATGCCATGTTGTTGCTGTTGTTGGTCATTACGCTGCTGAGAATGCCCAGCGATAAAGATCAGAGTAGCCGCAGTCAAAAATCCTTTTTAGGGGCTTATGCGACAGTATTTTCACGTCCCGGGGTTAAATTAAATATTGCCAGCGGTGTACTCACCTCCTTTGCGTTTTTCTGTTATTTAACCGCATCACCCTTTGTCTATATGGAGGTTTTTTCCTTAGATAAATCCTTATTTGCCCTACTCTTTAGTACCAATGTGGGCGCGCTGATGCTGGCAAATATTATCAATACCCGAATTGTGGGCCGTTATGGCTCGTTAAGAATGCTGCACGTATCGACCTTCTTCGGTGCGCTGGCGGCGGTCGGTTTACTGGGGGTGAATTTACTGGGGCTCAGTTATCATTTCACCGTGTTGATGCTGATCCCACTTATGGGCAGTCTTGGTATCATGTCGGTCAACGCCGATGCCATTGTGCTGATGAAGTTTAAGCAGGAAACGGGCACGGCCACTGCGGTAATTGGCACCTTACGATTTGGCTGCGGCGCCTTAGCAGGGCCATTACTCGCGCTGTTTTATAATGGCACCGCAGTGCCCTTCTCGGCATTGATGCTGACGGCGGTATTGTTGGTGGGATTCTGTCAATTTAACCGTTCGACTCATCAAGCGAAGCCGAAGGAGTGA